In one window of Bdellovibrio bacteriovorus W DNA:
- a CDS encoding DNA-directed RNA polymerase beta chain (COG0085 DNA-directed RNA polymerase, beta subunit/140 kD subunit) codes for MDRTPITASNIRVRKSFAKNKQVIDIPNLIELQKSSYEAFIQKDVDPDRRGEAGLNGVFKSVFPISDFNNTASLEFVSYTLEPAKYDVDECRQRGMTFAAPIKVTLRLIVFDVDEETEARSIRDVKEQEVYLGEIPLMTANGSFIINGTERVVVSQLHRSPGVFFDHDGGKNNASGKLIYSARVIPYRGSWLDAEFDQKDLIHVRIDRRRKFPVTILLKALGYNAEQLLEYFYDLDEVYARDGKLYRKLDIERMSGQRALNDIVDPASGEALVKAGRRITRAIVKKIKDLNITELEVQPEDLDSKVLAKPLIDESTGEIIADANAELNTAIIARAIEAGIDRFFMIFFDGLTVGPYLRNTLLVDKVSNKEESLIEIYKRLRPGEPPTLDAATAFFNRLFFDPESYDLSEVGRIKINHRFGISMEECPPSHRTLTHKDILSTMKTLIDLKNGRGVIDDIDHLGNRRVRSVGELLENQYRIGLVRMERAIRERMSLQDVETMMPHDLVNAKPVNAVVKEFFGSSQLSQFMDQTNPLSEITHKRRLSALGPGGLTRDRAGFEVRDVHPTHYGRICPIETPEGPNIGLIASLATYARINNYGFIETPYRKVDQGAVSKDISYLSALEEAGHYIAPAPRDEAGSKEIQTATTITRVDGEYEIVDKDKVALMDVSPSQLVSIAASLIPFLEHDDANRALMGSNMQRQAVPLLRSRAPLVGTGVERLVARDSGTSVVAMNDGIVEEVDASRIVIRRFAKGGELGANVDIYNLTKYQRTNQNTCFNQKPIVSVGDKVSKGDIVADGPSTELGELALGQNILVAFTPWQGYNFEDSILISERLLKDDVYTSIHIEEFECVARDTKLGKEEITRDIANVGEEALKDLDSSGIIRIGAEVRPGYILVGKVTPKGETQLSPEEKLLRAIFGEKAGDVRDTSLRAPSGVYGTVIDAQVYSREGADRDERLASIIEDKKRKLEKDLAVEQNVIKNNSISKLRDILVGKVTTGVLLNEDGSQKLLNKGQDITEADLETIPFELLNYIPLEQELEFQVNKIIDNARNQLDAVKLVFNEKIDRLRKGDELPPGVIKMVKVYVAIKRKMQVGDKFAGRHGNKGVISKVLPVEDMPYLADGTPVDMVLNPLGVPSRMNIGQILEVHLGWAAHNLGKQLGEYLDKWNAENARNDMKSIFNDNEISAKLDKADDASLKKIVKSMKDGIHVGTPVFDGAREVDVKGLLEKADVNTSGKSVLFDGRSGEPFTNPVTVGIMYMLKLHHLVEEKIHARSIGPYSLVSQQPLGGKAQFGGQRLGEMEVWAIEAYGAAYSLQEFLTVKSDDVAGRTRMYESIVKGENILEPGLPESFNVLVKELQSLALNVELMESDILRDSDEDMMEDVLEMEANPVSSNDGSEQH; via the coding sequence ATGGATAGAACTCCGATTACGGCTTCTAACATTCGAGTTAGAAAGTCATTTGCGAAAAACAAGCAGGTCATTGATATACCAAATCTGATTGAATTGCAGAAAAGCTCTTACGAAGCTTTCATTCAAAAAGATGTCGATCCAGATCGCCGTGGCGAAGCTGGTTTGAATGGTGTTTTCAAATCTGTTTTCCCTATTTCAGATTTCAACAATACAGCGAGCTTAGAGTTTGTTAGCTACACTCTTGAGCCAGCGAAGTATGACGTTGATGAGTGCCGCCAACGTGGAATGACGTTCGCAGCTCCAATCAAAGTCACTCTTCGTTTGATCGTGTTTGATGTTGATGAAGAGACTGAAGCGCGCAGCATTCGTGACGTTAAAGAGCAAGAAGTTTATCTAGGTGAAATTCCTTTGATGACTGCAAACGGTTCTTTCATCATCAATGGTACTGAGCGTGTTGTTGTTTCTCAGTTGCACAGATCTCCAGGTGTATTCTTTGACCACGATGGTGGTAAGAATAACGCTTCTGGTAAGTTGATCTACTCTGCACGTGTGATTCCTTACCGTGGATCATGGTTAGATGCTGAGTTTGACCAAAAAGATCTTATCCACGTTCGTATCGATCGTCGTCGTAAGTTCCCAGTAACAATTCTTCTTAAAGCTCTTGGCTACAACGCTGAACAGCTTCTTGAGTACTTCTACGACCTTGATGAAGTTTACGCTCGTGACGGTAAGCTTTACCGCAAACTTGATATCGAAAGAATGTCAGGTCAAAGAGCATTGAACGATATCGTTGATCCTGCATCTGGCGAAGCGCTAGTAAAAGCAGGTCGTCGTATAACTCGTGCGATCGTTAAGAAAATTAAAGATCTAAACATCACTGAGCTTGAAGTTCAGCCTGAGGATTTAGATTCTAAAGTTCTTGCTAAGCCGCTTATTGATGAATCAACTGGTGAGATCATTGCTGATGCGAACGCAGAGTTAAACACTGCAATTATCGCTCGTGCAATTGAAGCGGGTATTGACCGTTTCTTCATGATCTTCTTCGATGGTTTGACTGTAGGTCCTTACCTTCGCAATACGTTGTTAGTTGATAAAGTTTCTAACAAAGAAGAATCACTTATCGAAATCTACAAAAGACTTCGTCCTGGTGAGCCTCCAACGCTTGATGCTGCAACTGCATTCTTCAATCGTCTATTCTTCGATCCAGAGAGCTATGACCTTTCTGAAGTTGGTCGTATTAAGATCAACCACAGATTCGGTATCTCTATGGAAGAGTGCCCTCCTTCACACAGAACGCTGACTCATAAAGATATCTTGAGCACTATGAAAACTCTGATCGACCTTAAGAACGGTCGCGGTGTTATCGACGATATCGATCACTTGGGTAACCGTCGTGTTCGTTCAGTGGGTGAGCTTCTAGAGAATCAATACCGTATCGGTCTTGTTCGTATGGAGCGCGCTATTCGTGAGCGCATGTCTCTTCAAGATGTTGAGACAATGATGCCGCACGACCTAGTGAACGCTAAGCCAGTGAACGCAGTTGTTAAAGAATTCTTTGGTTCTTCTCAATTGTCTCAGTTCATGGATCAAACAAATCCTCTTTCAGAAATTACCCACAAGCGTCGTCTTTCTGCATTGGGACCTGGTGGTTTGACTCGTGATAGAGCGGGCTTCGAAGTGCGTGACGTACATCCAACGCATTACGGACGTATCTGTCCAATTGAAACTCCAGAGGGACCAAACATCGGTCTTATCGCATCTCTAGCGACTTATGCTCGCATCAACAACTACGGTTTCATCGAGACTCCGTACAGAAAAGTTGATCAAGGCGCAGTTTCTAAAGATATCAGCTACCTTTCAGCTCTTGAAGAAGCAGGTCACTACATTGCACCAGCGCCAAGAGACGAAGCGGGCAGTAAAGAGATTCAAACTGCAACAACGATCACTCGCGTAGATGGTGAGTACGAAATCGTTGATAAAGATAAAGTTGCTTTGATGGACGTTTCTCCTTCTCAGCTAGTATCTATTGCAGCTTCTTTGATTCCGTTCCTAGAGCATGACGATGCCAACCGTGCCCTGATGGGTTCGAACATGCAACGTCAAGCGGTTCCGTTGTTGAGATCTCGCGCTCCACTTGTTGGAACAGGCGTTGAGCGTCTTGTAGCACGTGACTCTGGTACATCTGTTGTAGCAATGAATGATGGTATCGTTGAAGAAGTAGATGCTTCTCGTATTGTTATTCGTCGTTTTGCAAAAGGTGGCGAGCTAGGTGCAAACGTAGATATCTACAACCTAACGAAGTACCAACGTACGAATCAAAATACGTGCTTCAACCAGAAGCCTATCGTGAGTGTTGGTGATAAGGTTTCTAAAGGCGACATCGTTGCTGACGGACCTTCTACTGAGCTTGGAGAGTTAGCATTAGGACAAAACATCCTAGTCGCGTTCACTCCATGGCAAGGTTACAACTTCGAGGACTCTATCTTAATTTCTGAACGTCTACTAAAAGATGACGTTTACACTTCAATCCACATCGAAGAGTTCGAGTGTGTGGCGCGTGATACGAAACTTGGAAAAGAAGAGATCACTCGCGATATCGCGAACGTTGGTGAGGAAGCTCTTAAAGACCTAGATAGCTCAGGTATCATCCGCATCGGTGCGGAAGTTCGCCCTGGTTATATCTTGGTTGGTAAAGTCACTCCAAAAGGTGAAACGCAACTTTCTCCTGAGGAAAAACTTCTAAGAGCGATCTTCGGTGAAAAAGCAGGGGACGTACGTGATACTTCTCTTCGCGCACCATCGGGCGTTTACGGAACAGTTATCGACGCGCAAGTTTACTCGCGTGAAGGTGCTGATCGTGACGAGCGTTTGGCTTCTATCATCGAAGATAAAAAACGCAAGCTAGAGAAAGACTTAGCTGTAGAGCAAAACGTTATCAAAAATAACTCTATCTCTAAGCTTCGTGACATCCTTGTTGGCAAAGTGACTACTGGCGTTCTTCTAAATGAAGATGGAAGCCAAAAGCTTCTAAATAAAGGCCAAGACATCACTGAGGCGGATCTAGAGACAATTCCATTTGAATTGTTGAACTATATCCCTCTTGAACAAGAGCTTGAGTTCCAAGTTAATAAAATTATCGACAATGCACGTAACCAACTTGATGCTGTTAAACTTGTGTTTAACGAGAAGATTGATCGCCTACGTAAAGGTGACGAGCTTCCTCCTGGCGTTATCAAAATGGTTAAAGTTTACGTTGCTATCAAACGTAAGATGCAAGTGGGTGACAAGTTCGCTGGACGTCACGGTAATAAAGGTGTGATCTCTAAGGTTCTTCCTGTCGAAGACATGCCATACCTTGCTGACGGTACTCCAGTTGACATGGTTCTAAATCCACTGGGCGTTCCTTCTCGTATGAACATCGGGCAAATTCTTGAGGTTCACTTGGGTTGGGCAGCTCATAATTTAGGTAAGCAATTAGGTGAGTACCTAGATAAGTGGAATGCAGAAAATGCTCGTAACGATATGAAGAGTATCTTCAACGACAACGAGATCTCTGCAAAACTTGACAAAGCTGATGATGCTTCATTGAAGAAAATCGTAAAATCAATGAAAGACGGTATTCACGTTGGCACACCTGTGTTCGACGGAGCTCGTGAAGTTGATGTGAAAGGTCTTCTTGAAAAAGCAGACGTGAACACATCAGGTAAATCAGTTCTATTTGATGGTAGATCTGGTGAGCCGTTCACGAACCCAGTTACTGTGGGCATCATGTACATGCTTAAGCTTCACCATCTAGTGGAAGAGAAAATCCACGCTCGTTCTATTGGACCTTACT
- a CDS encoding 50S ribosomal protein L7/L12 (COG0222 Ribosomal protein L7/L12), whose translation MSLTNDQLVDALSNKTVLEIAELVKMLEEKWGVSAAAPVAVVAGGAGPAVEEKTSFDVILTDAGANKINVIKEVRGLTGLGLAEAKALVEAGGKAVKEGVTKDEAEKIQKALEAAGAKVTLK comes from the coding sequence ATGTCTCTTACTAACGATCAATTAGTTGATGCATTATCGAACAAAACTGTTCTTGAAATTGCTGAACTAGTAAAAATGCTTGAAGAAAAATGGGGTGTTTCTGCTGCTGCTCCGGTTGCTGTTGTAGCTGGTGGCGCGGGCCCTGCTGTTGAAGAAAAAACTTCTTTCGACGTTATCCTTACTGACGCTGGTGCAAACAAAATCAACGTTATTAAAGAAGTACGTGGCTTAACTGGTCTTGGTCTTGCTGAAGCAAAAGCTCTTGTTGAAGCTGGCGGAAAAGCAGTTAAAGAAGGCGTAACTAAAGACGAAGCTGAAAAAATTCAGAAAGCTCTTGAAGCAGCCGGCGCGAAAGTTACTCTTAAGTAA
- a CDS encoding 50S ribosomal protein L10 (COG0244 Ribosomal protein L10) produces MITRADKEQEIKLIADKFNTAKGAFIVDFKGIKVEQVTNLRKQLNAAESEMKVVRNTLAKRAFKDHPAIDSALSNSMTGTNAIVFSYGEVNATAKALADFAKDVEVLQIKSGVMDGEALDDAKIKFLATLPGKDQLRAMFLGVLQAPGSKLARCLNEYAKKLGGGEEATAEAAPQA; encoded by the coding sequence ATGATCACTCGCGCAGATAAAGAGCAAGAGATTAAGCTTATTGCAGATAAATTCAATACAGCTAAAGGAGCTTTCATCGTTGACTTCAAAGGCATCAAAGTTGAGCAAGTGACTAACTTGCGTAAGCAATTGAATGCTGCTGAATCAGAGATGAAAGTTGTTCGTAACACTCTTGCAAAAAGAGCGTTCAAAGATCATCCAGCTATTGATTCAGCTTTGTCTAATTCAATGACTGGAACTAACGCCATCGTATTTTCTTACGGTGAGGTGAACGCGACTGCTAAAGCATTGGCTGATTTTGCTAAGGACGTAGAAGTTCTGCAAATTAAGTCAGGTGTTATGGACGGTGAAGCTTTGGATGACGCTAAAATTAAATTCTTGGCGACTCTTCCGGGCAAAGACCAGCTCCGTGCTATGTTCCTCGGTGTTCTACAAGCTCCAGGCTCAAAGCTTGCTCGTTGCTTGAACGAATATGCGAAGAAATTGGGTGGTGGCGAAGAAGCTACTGCTGAGGCTGCTCCACAGGCTTAA
- the rplA gene encoding 50S ribosomal protein L1 (COG0081 Ribosomal protein L1): MAGKKFDAVAKLVDSSKKYTVDEAFKLVVAAAPAKFDESIDVAMRLGIDPKQSDQQVRGAVSLPHGLGKTVRVVVFAKGPKENEAKAAGADYVGAEDLVEKIQGGWLDFDKCIATPDMMATVSKVAKILGPRGLMPNPKIGTVTMNVTEAVAAEKKGKLDFRVDKAGIVHAGLGKKSMGDEKLRDNFMALLGAIAKAKPASSKGTYIRSISLSSTMGPGVKIEASAASALAGLN; encoded by the coding sequence ATGGCAGGTAAAAAATTCGACGCAGTTGCAAAACTGGTTGATTCTTCAAAAAAATACACTGTTGATGAAGCTTTCAAACTCGTAGTTGCTGCGGCACCGGCGAAATTTGACGAATCTATCGACGTAGCAATGCGTTTAGGTATTGACCCTAAACAATCTGACCAACAAGTTCGTGGTGCGGTTTCTTTGCCTCACGGTCTTGGTAAAACAGTACGCGTTGTTGTTTTCGCAAAAGGTCCTAAAGAGAACGAAGCGAAAGCAGCTGGTGCTGATTACGTTGGCGCAGAAGATCTAGTTGAAAAGATCCAAGGCGGATGGTTGGATTTCGATAAATGTATCGCAACTCCAGACATGATGGCGACTGTTTCTAAAGTTGCTAAGATCTTGGGGCCTCGTGGTTTAATGCCAAATCCTAAAATCGGTACTGTAACTATGAACGTTACAGAAGCAGTAGCAGCCGAGAAAAAAGGTAAATTGGATTTCCGCGTAGATAAAGCTGGTATCGTTCATGCTGGTTTGGGTAAAAAATCTATGGGTGATGAGAAGCTTCGTGATAACTTCATGGCTCTTCTTGGTGCGATTGCAAAAGCAAAACCAGCATCATCTAAAGGTACTTATATCCGCAGTATTTCATTGTCTTCGACAATGGGTCCTGGCGTGAAAATCGAAGCAAGTGCAGCTTCTGCTCTTGCAGGTTTGAACTAG
- a CDS encoding 50S ribosomal protein L11 (COG0080 Ribosomal protein L11) has protein sequence MAKKVTGMIKLQIPAGKANPAPPVGPALGQHGVNIMEFCKQFNARTQALGDSIVPIIITVYQDRSFTFITKTPPVASLIKKAIKVDKGSKIPQKDKIGKIKGDQIQQIATTKLPDLNCLKVESAYSQVVGTARSMGVDIAD, from the coding sequence ATGGCAAAAAAAGTTACAGGAATGATCAAGCTGCAAATACCGGCAGGGAAAGCTAATCCAGCTCCACCCGTTGGACCGGCACTTGGACAGCATGGGGTAAACATCATGGAATTCTGTAAGCAGTTCAACGCTCGTACACAAGCGTTGGGTGATAGCATTGTGCCTATCATTATCACTGTTTATCAGGACAGATCGTTTACTTTTATTACAAAAACACCACCAGTGGCGTCTTTGATCAAAAAGGCTATTAAGGTCGACAAAGGATCTAAAATACCTCAAAAAGACAAAATCGGTAAAATCAAAGGCGACCAAATTCAGCAAATCGCAACTACTAAGTTGCCTGATCTGAATTGCTTAAAGGTTGAATCAGCATACTCTCAAGTTGTTGGTACAGCTCGCAGCATGGGCGTTGATATCGCAGACTAA
- a CDS encoding transcription antitermination protein (COG0250 Transcription antiterminator), producing the protein MEKKWYIVNVQTSCENTAKKAIEEKIKAQKKEEFFGEILIPAESVVELVKGQKQTKSRKFFPGYIFVQMFLNDETWHLVRSSSKVTGFVGGTKTRPPEVPEAEVFRVTQQMAGVAEKPRPKVKFAVGEDVTVIDGPFSNFQGTVEEINEDKAKLKVLVSIFGRPTPVELDYIQVEKN; encoded by the coding sequence ATGGAAAAAAAGTGGTACATTGTTAACGTTCAAACAAGTTGCGAAAATACTGCCAAAAAAGCAATTGAAGAGAAGATTAAAGCTCAGAAGAAGGAAGAATTCTTCGGTGAGATTTTAATTCCTGCGGAATCTGTTGTTGAGCTTGTAAAAGGTCAAAAGCAGACTAAATCGCGTAAGTTTTTCCCTGGTTATATCTTCGTGCAGATGTTCTTGAACGATGAGACTTGGCACTTAGTGCGCAGCTCATCGAAAGTGACTGGCTTTGTGGGTGGAACGAAAACTCGTCCTCCAGAGGTTCCAGAAGCAGAAGTGTTCCGCGTGACTCAGCAGATGGCGGGTGTTGCTGAAAAGCCTCGTCCAAAAGTTAAGTTTGCGGTAGGTGAAGATGTGACTGTTATTGATGGTCCATTTAGTAACTTCCAAGGCACAGTAGAAGAAATCAATGAAGATAAGGCGAAGCTAAAAGTGCTTGTTAGTATCTTCGGGCGCCCAACTCCAGTTGAGTTGGACTATATCCAAGTAGAAAAGAACTAA
- a CDS encoding preprotein translocase SecE subunit (COG0690 Preprotein translocase subunit SecE), protein MEKANAKILTLSYAIAAILTALTTSLLIKAFAGAFGVVARLADSDIVRHGLPVALGIVLFLVFQFNSKISVWGNEVVTEVRKIVWPSRKDTTAMTIACIVMVLISSVIISSFDIISGFFINFLMK, encoded by the coding sequence ATGGAAAAGGCCAACGCAAAAATCTTAACTCTTAGTTATGCTATCGCAGCTATTTTGACAGCTCTAACTACTTCTCTTTTGATCAAGGCCTTTGCGGGTGCTTTTGGGGTTGTGGCGCGATTAGCAGATTCAGACATTGTTAGACATGGTCTTCCAGTGGCTCTAGGGATTGTTCTTTTCCTTGTATTTCAATTTAATTCAAAAATTTCTGTTTGGGGAAACGAAGTAGTTACGGAAGTTCGTAAAATCGTTTGGCCAAGTCGTAAAGATACTACAGCAATGACTATTGCTTGTATCGTGATGGTTCTGATTTCTAGTGTTATCATCAGTAGCTTCGATATTATTTCGGGCTTTTTTATCAACTTCTTGATGAAGTAA
- a CDS encoding elongation factor Tu (COG0050 GTPases - translation elongation factors): MSKEKFNRSKPHVNIGTIGHVDHGKTTLTAAITTTLAAVGGGEAKSYSEIDKSPEEKARGITISTSHVEYETANRHYAHVDCPGHADYVKNMITGAAQMDGAILVVSSADGPMPQTREHILLGRQVGIPALVVFMNKVDMVDDAELLELVELEVRELLSKYEYPGDDIPVVKGSALKALEGDTSDIGRPAIMKLMEACDAYIPQPARAVDKTFLMPVEDVFSISGRGTVVTGRVERGIVKVGDEIEIVGIRPTVKTTVTGIEMFRKLLDEGQAGDNCGVLLRGTKKEDVERGQVLVKPGTVKPHKKFKAEAYILTKEEGGRHTPFFNGYRPQFYFRTTDVTGVCTLKEGVEMVMPGDKVEVSVELIAPIAMEKELRFAIREGGRTVGAGVVTDIIE; this comes from the coding sequence ATGTCTAAAGAGAAATTTAACCGCTCGAAGCCGCACGTAAACATCGGCACAATCGGTCACGTTGACCATGGTAAAACAACTTTGACTGCTGCTATCACTACAACTCTTGCTGCAGTTGGTGGTGGGGAAGCTAAATCATACTCTGAGATTGATAAATCTCCTGAAGAGAAAGCGCGTGGAATCACGATCTCTACTTCACACGTTGAGTACGAGACTGCAAACCGCCATTACGCGCACGTTGACTGCCCAGGTCACGCCGACTACGTAAAAAACATGATCACTGGTGCTGCACAGATGGACGGAGCAATTCTAGTTGTTTCTTCTGCTGACGGTCCAATGCCACAAACTCGTGAGCATATCCTTCTTGGTCGCCAAGTTGGTATCCCAGCTCTAGTTGTTTTCATGAACAAAGTTGATATGGTTGATGATGCTGAGCTTCTTGAGCTTGTTGAGCTTGAAGTTCGTGAACTTCTTTCTAAGTACGAATACCCAGGCGATGATATCCCTGTAGTAAAAGGTTCTGCTTTGAAAGCTCTAGAAGGTGATACTTCTGATATTGGTCGTCCAGCTATCATGAAATTGATGGAAGCTTGTGATGCTTACATTCCACAACCTGCTCGTGCAGTAGACAAAACTTTCCTAATGCCAGTTGAGGACGTGTTCTCTATCTCTGGTCGTGGTACAGTTGTTACTGGTCGTGTTGAGCGTGGTATCGTTAAAGTTGGTGACGAGATTGAAATCGTTGGTATCCGTCCAACTGTTAAAACAACAGTTACTGGTATCGAGATGTTCCGTAAACTTCTTGATGAAGGTCAAGCAGGGGACAACTGCGGTGTTCTTCTTCGTGGTACTAAAAAAGAAGACGTTGAGCGTGGTCAAGTTCTTGTTAAGCCAGGAACTGTTAAACCTCACAAAAAATTCAAAGCTGAAGCGTACATCCTTACTAAAGAAGAAGGTGGACGTCATACTCCATTCTTTAACGGTTACCGTCCTCAGTTCTACTTCAGAACTACTGACGTAACTGGTGTTTGTACACTTAAAGAAGGCGTTGAAATGGTTATGCCTGGTGATAAAGTGGAAGTTTCTGTTGAACTTATCGCTCCTATCGCTATGGAAAAAGAGCTTCGCTTTGCGATCCGTGAAGGCGGTCGTACAGTTGGAGCGGGCGTTGTTACTGATATCATCGAGTAA
- a CDS encoding RNA methyltransferase (COG0566 rRNA methylases): MKKNNSKFSAKNSNRNSQRSSEKSGAPQRGGSAPRSASSQRGPRQAGGASQRSENYIPKEWRVVIGTHAIIEALKVRPRQVKGLWLRHGWERSTDLVDINEVAAKARIEVLEKPDSVIERFGPSQQGAALFVEGAPTLDLDGLDNFDKSIVLVLDGIEDPHNLGAIVRTSWLTGVHGVLIPQDRAVGLTPTVHKVACGGVEHVPVEETTNFANHLEELKKKGYWVFGLSPRGKKSIFELELPEKVIWAIGSEDKGLRVTTERNCDELVFIPQSSSSASYNASVATAMALTETLRQHAPHSNRKKVSSVE, from the coding sequence ATGAAGAAAAATAACAGTAAATTTTCCGCAAAAAACTCCAATCGAAACTCTCAGCGATCTTCAGAAAAAAGCGGAGCTCCTCAAAGAGGGGGTTCAGCTCCGAGAAGTGCATCTTCCCAAAGAGGTCCACGCCAAGCTGGCGGCGCCTCTCAGCGCTCTGAAAACTATATCCCTAAAGAGTGGCGCGTTGTTATCGGAACGCATGCGATCATTGAGGCCCTCAAAGTTCGTCCTCGCCAAGTAAAGGGGCTATGGTTGCGCCATGGCTGGGAGAGATCTACGGATCTTGTGGATATTAACGAAGTTGCGGCCAAAGCTCGCATTGAAGTTTTGGAAAAACCCGATTCCGTGATCGAGAGATTTGGACCTTCCCAGCAAGGGGCGGCTTTATTTGTTGAAGGCGCACCGACTTTAGACCTGGATGGATTGGATAATTTCGACAAATCGATCGTTCTCGTTTTGGACGGTATTGAAGATCCCCATAACCTCGGCGCAATTGTGAGAACTTCTTGGCTTACGGGAGTTCATGGGGTTTTGATTCCACAAGATCGCGCGGTGGGTCTAACTCCAACTGTCCATAAGGTGGCTTGTGGCGGTGTCGAACACGTTCCTGTTGAAGAGACGACAAACTTTGCTAACCACTTGGAAGAATTAAAGAAAAAGGGTTATTGGGTATTTGGTTTGAGTCCTCGCGGGAAGAAATCAATCTTCGAACTTGAGCTGCCTGAAAAAGTAATTTGGGCTATCGGATCCGAAGATAAAGGGTTGAGAGTGACAACGGAAAGAAATTGTGATGAATTGGTTTTCATTCCGCAGTCTAGCTCTTCGGCGAGTTATAATGCGTCTGTTGCCACGGCAATGGCTCTCACGGAGACATTGAGGCAGCATGCACCGCATAGTAATCGAAAAAAAGTGTCATCTGTTGAATAA
- a CDS encoding orotidine 5'-phosphate decarboxylase (COG0284 Orotidine-5'-phosphate decarboxylase): protein MSKNHRAFPMRNPIILALDVDSREEALAIVEEVGDVVGGIKLGPRLCLRYGMDFVKEISAKAPVFLDNKHFDIPSTMEASIRASFEAGASLVTIHALCGAEALARLAAVEKELNQIRPFKILAVTILTSWAQESLPQNMKDLKISEHVVSLAEQVQAAGLTGIVCSPHELDLLQNRNLYLVTPGIRFSMQDAGDQKRIMGPVEAIRNGASALVVGRPILEAKNRREAATEFVMAIYEEK, encoded by the coding sequence ATGAGTAAAAATCATCGCGCCTTTCCCATGAGAAATCCCATTATTTTAGCATTAGACGTAGACTCTCGCGAAGAGGCGTTAGCCATCGTCGAGGAGGTAGGGGATGTGGTCGGTGGAATTAAGTTGGGGCCTCGTCTATGCCTTCGCTACGGGATGGATTTTGTAAAAGAGATCTCAGCAAAAGCTCCCGTTTTCTTGGATAACAAGCACTTTGATATTCCGTCCACCATGGAGGCGAGTATTCGCGCGAGTTTTGAGGCGGGGGCAAGTCTCGTTACGATTCACGCTCTTTGCGGAGCCGAGGCCTTAGCTCGATTGGCGGCTGTAGAAAAAGAATTGAATCAGATTCGTCCATTTAAAATTCTCGCAGTGACAATTTTGACATCGTGGGCCCAAGAAAGTCTTCCGCAAAACATGAAAGACCTTAAAATCTCCGAACACGTGGTGAGCTTGGCGGAGCAGGTTCAGGCAGCAGGGCTGACAGGTATTGTTTGCTCTCCCCATGAATTAGACCTTTTACAAAATCGAAATCTTTATCTTGTCACGCCGGGAATTCGCTTTAGTATGCAGGACGCCGGCGACCAGAAAAGAATTATGGGCCCTGTAGAAGCGATCAGAAACGGAGCTTCTGCATTGGTGGTTGGGCGGCCGATTCTTGAGGCTAAAAACCGTCGAGAAGCTGCAACAGAATTTGTGATGGCTATATATGAAGAAAAATAA